From Vicia villosa cultivar HV-30 ecotype Madison, WI unplaced genomic scaffold, Vvil1.0 ctg.000037F_1_1_3, whole genome shotgun sequence, the proteins below share one genomic window:
- the LOC131622680 gene encoding uncharacterized protein LOC131622680 encodes MESFKFAVILKLMLKLFGITNELSNVLQRKDLNIVIAMELVDDVKVRGILVLNMDDEIPVRGRSRVEGRTIANLHHYRAEIFYVAIDKICVDMDHRFSEGSNIILDCFSCLDPKNSFSKFDVDKLARLANIYHADFSDDDRETIKDQLETYVFQMVQTEKHLVFPLVYKLIELALILSVSTTSVVRAFSTMKIIKSKLCNKINDVWFNDLMVCYTEREIFKPLDDVDIIRTFTSKKSRKGHLPRDFI; translated from the exons atggagagctttaaaTTTGCTGTTATTTTGAAGTtaatgttaaagttgtttggtatcaCAAACGAGCTTTCAAATGTCTTGCAAAGAAAAGATCTTAATATTGTGATTGCCATGGAATTAGTTGATGATGTCAAAGTTCG AGGTATTCTAGTTCTAAATATGGATGACGAAATACCGGTTCGGGGTCGTTCAAGGGTAGAAGGGAGGACTATCGCTAATCTTCATCATTACCGTGCAGAGATTTTTTATGTTGCTATTGACAAAATATGTGTGGATATGGATCACCGCTTTAGTGAAGGAAGTAACATTATCCTTGATTGTTTCTCATGTCTTGACCCCAAGAACTCTTTCtccaagtttgatgttgataagcTTGCTCGCCTTGCTAATATTTATCATGCAGACTTTTCTGATGATGACCGTGAAACAATAAAGGATCAACTTGAGACTTATGTTTTTCAA atggttcaaactgagaaacaTTTGGTATTTCCGTTGGTTTACAAACTTATTGAGTTAGCTTTGATATTGTCGGTGTCTACAACATCCGTTGTAAGAGCTTTCTCaacaatgaagattatcaagtctaaattgTGCAATAAGATCAACGATGTGTGGTTTAATGACTTGATGGTATGTTACACCGAGCGGGAGATATTCAAGCCACTTGATgatgttgatattattcgaacattcacctCAAAGAAGTCTCGGAAAGGACATTTGCCTCGTGATTTTATTTAA
- the LOC131622675 gene encoding chitinase 10-like, producing the protein MSFSFLSLLFFCSTLFLRVESWYSPITPITSLITKNLYDSIFLHKDDTACPAKNFYPYQSFIEASKSFPQFGTTGCLATRKREIAAFLAQISHETTGGWSTAPDGPFAWGLCFKEEISPQSIYCDSSDKDWPCFEGKSYKGRGPIQLSWNFNYGPAGKALGFDGLRNPEIVSNNSVIAFKTALWFWMTERKPTPSCHNVMVGKYVATEADIAANRTAGYGLVTNIINGGLECGIPGDARVNDRIGFFQRYSKLFNVDTGPNLDCAYQKSL; encoded by the exons atgtcaTTTTCCTTTCTCTCCCTCTTATTCTTTTGTTCTACTCTTTTTCTAAGAGTTGAATCATGGTACTCTCCAATTACACCAATCACATCTCTAATAACTAAAAACCTTTATGATTCAATTTTCCTACACAAAGATGACACTGCATGTCCTGCAAAAAACTTCTACCCTTACCAATCCTTCATTGAAGCTTCCAAGTCTTTTCCACAATTTGGTACCACAGGTTGTTTGGCCACAAGAAAACGTGAGATAGCTGCTTTTCTTGCTCAGATTTCTCATGAAACTACTGGCGGATGGTCCACTGCACCTGATGGACCGTTCGCTTGGGGATTATGCTTCAAAGAGGAAATTAGTCCTCAGAGTATTTACTGTGATTCTAGTGATAAAGATTGGCCTTGTTTTGAAGGAAAGAGTTATAAAGGAAGAGGTCCCATTCAACTTTCTTG GAATTTCAACTATGGACCAGCAGGGAAGGCATTGGGATTTGATGGCCTAAGAAATCCAGAAATAGTATCAAACAATTCTGTGATTGCTTTCAAAACCGCTCTATGGTTTTGGATGACAGAAAGAAAACCAACACCTTCATGCCACAATGTCATGGTTGGAAAATATGTAGCAACAGAAGCTGACATAGCTGCTAATAGAACAGCAGGTTATGGTTTGGTCACAAACATAATCAATGGAGGACTAGAATGTGGAATTCCTGGTGATGCAAGAGTCAATGATCGAATCGGATTTTTTCAAAGATATTCCAAGCTGTTCAATGTTGATACTGGACCTAACTTGGATTGTGCATATCAGAAATCTTTATAA
- the LOC131622679 gene encoding uncharacterized protein LOC131622679, which translates to MRRFLVDRASIENVNVVQPEAELEPLSNVVNEFNPNEIVRDPDRRKQINEYAPHIQDQVRRAYILKGPMQPDLSSFPRTPFGSVKRAFSKSWYKNYTWLEYSEIKDTTYCFYCILFKQPGRAEHFGFEVFIKNGYRDWKHACKSFKDHVGSHNSLHNSCVKHYDDYNNQRQNVASKFAKATKESEELYKIRLTCSLDFSRYLMAQGMAFQGHDESSTSLNKGNFREMVDWVKSSNGQVRDAFDRGGKNCTMTFADIQKELAMCCAHEVTKVIMEELGDKKLSVLIDESHDISIKEQMAVTLRFLNDKGSVVERFIALHHVKDTTSESLKDSLYGILDKYTLSISRIRGQGYDGASNMRGEFNGLQRKILDKNPYAFYVHCYTHHLQLVVVYVASSCSSIYDFFEYISLIVTTTSASCKRRDALIEAQHQDILNKLESGEISRGRGLHQSYSLTRPGDTRWGSHHTTLLRLDQMWSSVLNVLSMVDEHGRGPSQAAGLI; encoded by the exons ATGAGGAGATTTTTAGTTGATAGAGCAAGTATTGAGAACGTGAATGTTGTGCAACCGGAAGCCGAATTAGAACCACTGTCTAATGTGGTTAATGAGTTTAACccaaatgagattgtgcgtgaTCCGGATCGTAGAAAACAAATTAATGAGTATGCTCCGCATATTCAAGACCAAGTGAGAAGGGCATATATATTGAAAGGTCCAATGCAACCAGATTTGTCAAGCTTTCCTCGTACTCCATTTGGAAGTGTTAAAAGGGCATTTAGTAAATCATGGTATAAGAATTATACATGGTTAGAATACAGTGAGATCAAGGATACAACTTATTGTTTTTATTGCATTCTCTTTAAGCAACCTGGGAGGGCCGAACACTTTGGTTTTGAAGTCTTCATTAAAAACGGATATAGAGATTGGAAGCATGCGTGTAAAAGCTTTAAAGATCATGTTGGTAGTCATAATAGTTTGCACAACTCATGTGTCAAGCACTATgatgattataataatcaaagacaAAATGTGGCAAGTAAGTTTGCTAAAGCAACCAAGGAATCAGAAGAATTGTATAAGATTCGTTTGACTTGTTCTCTAGATTTTTCAAGATATCTCATGGCACAAGGCATGGCTTTCCAGGGCCATGATGAATCATCTACTTCTCTAAATAAGGGTAATTTTAGAGAGATGGTAGATTGGGTAAAATCTTCGAATGGGCAAGTGAGGGATGCTTTTGACCGTGGTGGAAAAAATTGCACAATGACTTTCGCTGACATTCAAAAGGAGCTTGCAATGTGTTGTGCACATGAAGTTAccaaggtgattatggaagagcttgGTGATAAAAAATTATCCGTGCTTATTGATGAGTCACATGATATATCTATCAAAGAGCAAATGGCGGTGACGTTGAG GTTTTTGAATGACAAAGGGAGTGTTGTGGAACGATTTATTGCTCTACATCATGTCAAAGATACTACATCTGAGTCATTAAAGGATTCTCTTTATGGTATTCTCGATAAGTACACATTATCTATTTCAAGGATACGAGGGCAAGGATATGATGGAGCTTCAAATATGAGAGGTGAATTTAATGGTTTGCAAAGAAAGATTCTAGATAAAAACCCTTATGCTTTCTATGTTCATTGTTATACTCACCATTTGCAATTGGTTGTTGTGTATGTTGCTAGTAGTTGCTCATCTATTTATGATTTCTTTGAGTACATCTCCTTGATTGTGACCACAACAAGTGCATCTTGTAAAAGGAGGGATGCTTTGATTGAGGCACAACACCAAGATATTTTAAATAAACTTGAGAGTGGTGAAATATCTAGAGGAAGGGGCTTGCACCAATCATATAGTCTCACCAGACCCGGAGATACTAGATGGGGTTCACATCATACTACATTACTTCGTTTGGATCAAATGTGGTCCTCAGTGTTAAATGTGCTTAGTATGGTTGATGAACATGGACGTGGACCATCTCAAGCAGCaggtttaatataa